One Mycobacterium paraseoulense genomic window, CCAAGACGCTGCCAAGTCGTTGTGAACGGGTTATCGGGCGGGATCTTCCTCACACGGGCTCACGCGGGCTGGCAGGCCCGTTGCCCGCGATGGCAGGATGTCGGATGGCCCGCGGGGCCCTGGGGAACTCCGCGATCGACGAGGCCGTCTATTGCAGAGTTTGCGAGGCGTCGTGCCGCGCACGACGCCGCAAACACGTGAGGAGTTTCCATGACGAGAGGCACCGCGACCGGGCGCCGCAGGATCTTCGCCGGGCTGATCGCCGCCACCCTGCCGAGCGCCGTCCTTGCGGTCCTCGCGGGGCCCCCGGCGACCGGCGCCACCGACCCGTGCGCCGCCAGTGAAGTCGCCCGGACGATCGGTTCGGTGTCCAAGTCGATGGGCGACTACCTGGACTCGCACCCGGAGACCAACCAGACGATGACCTCGATGCTGCAGCAGCAGGCCGGCCCGCAGTCGATGACCGGGCTGAAGTCCTACTTCGAGGCCAACCCCAAGGTCGCCGGCGACATGACGTCGATCGCGCAGCCGTTGACCAATCTGTCGCTGCAGTGCAAGTTGCCCATCTCGCCGTCCCAGGCGATGGGCATGATGCAGCAGGCGCAGGGCGCGGCCGGCGGGCTGCCCGCCCTGCCCGGTAATGCTGCGGGCGCGCTGCCGCTGGCCGGCCCGCCGGCGGCCACCGCTCCCGTCGCTTCGGCGCCGGCCAACCCGCTGTCGGGTCCGCCGCGGGGCAACACCGCCGGCTAGCTTTCGGTTTCGGCGCTCCGGTCGGGCGGCAACGGCCCCTGCAGGGCGGTCTCGGTCGGATCGTTGGCGGGCCCGCTTTGAGCCGCCGGCGGTTCGGGGACCGGCGCGGTGGATTCGTCGTCCGGGACGGCGACGTTTTCCGTGCGGAACACGAAGAAGAACACCACCCAGCCGATGGCGGAGATGAGCAGCCAGCTGATCAACCGGTAGATCAGCATCGCCGAGATCGCGTTGGGCAACGACATGCCGCTGGATACGAGCCCCGGCACCAGCACCGCCTCGACGACCAGCAGCCCGCCCGGCATCAGCGGTATCGTGCCGACGGCCCGGGCGGCCGCGTAGGCCACCGTCAGTCCGGCGACCGACGCGTGATCGCCGGCGGCGTAGGCCGCGAAGCCGAGGCAGGCCACGTCCGCGACCCAGTTGAACATGGACCAGCTGAAGGCCACCCCCATGTCGCGCCGGCTCAGGCTCACCGATTCGAGCTGCATCAGCGTTTGGCGCCACCGGTCCAGGCCGGTCTCGGCGGGCCGGCCGCGCACGGAGTTGACCCACGACAACACCCGGCACCCGATCCCGTCGATCAGTTCCGGCCGCGACGCGACCGCCTGGGCGAGGATCAACAGCGCGACGAAGCCGCCGAGGGTGAACAGCAACGAGAACGGGTTGTTCTTGGCGCCGAGGAAGAAAGCCCCGCCCAGCCCCAGCAGCGCCAGCCCCACGGCCTGCAGAACGCCCGCCATCACCAGCTGCCACGACGCCACCACGGTCGACGCGCCCCAAAGCCGTTGCTGCCGAAGCAAAAACGTTGCCGAGAGCACCGGCCCGCCGGGCAGCGTGGTGCTCAGCGAGTTGGCGGCGTAGACGGCGGCTTCCGATCGCAGTTGCTTGACGTGCACGCCGGCCGATCGGAGCAGGGTGCGCTGGATCTGCGCGAAGCTGTGCATGGACGCGGCCGACGCGGCCACCGAGCCCAGCAGCCACCACCAGTTCGCCTCGTACAGGCTCATCCAGGCCTTGGCCAGCTGATGCCAGCCCAGCGCGACCTCTACGGCAAGCACGATTGCGACGATGCCGAGGATCACCCATCGCGCCCACCAGTACTTCCCGCGCGGGGTCTCCTCGCGCGGGAAGTCGAGATTGCGGGCGGGTGCGTCGTGCGGCACGTGATTTAGGGTAACGGTGCAGGTGGCGCGGGGATCGCCGCGCGGCGCCGACCGTGTCGTGGAAGTTCCGGGGTCGTAACCGGATCGTGCCGGCGTGGTCGCGCCCGCCCAGGGTGCCGCCGGTCCGCGCACGTTTGGCGGTGCCCCGCGCCGGATAGGCTCACTCAATGCCGGCAAACACCGACGACGCCTCGGTCGAACCCCTTGTGCGCAAGACCGCAGCCTGGGCCTGGCGTTTGCTGGTCATCCTTGCCGCGCTGATCGCCCTGCTGTGGGTGGTCAAGCGGCTCGAGATCATCATTGTCCCGGTGCTGGTGGCGCTGCTGGTCAGCGCGCTGCTGTTGCCGGTGGTGGACTGGCTGGACCGGCGCGGCCTGCCCCGCGGCGGGGCGGTGGCGATGGTGCTGTTCGGCGGGTTCGCGATCCTGGGCGGCATCCTGGCGTTCGTCGTCATCCAGTTCATCGACGGTCTCCCGGGCCTGACCGAACAGGTGACCCGCAGCATCGAGTCCACCCGGCGCTGGCTGATCCACGGGCCGGCGCACCTGCGCAGCGAACAGATCGACAACGCGGGCAACGCCGCGATCGAGGCGTTGCGCAACAATCAGGCGAAGCTGGAAAGCGGCGCCCTGTCCACCGCGGCCACCATCACCGAGCTGGTCACGGCGGCCGTGCTGGTGCTCTTCACGCTGATCTTCTTCCTCTATGGCGGACGCAACATCTGGGCATACGTGTCCAAGATTTTCCCGGCCGACGTCCGAGACCGGGTGAGCGAGGCGGGCCGCGCCGGCTACGGGTCGTTGACCGGGTACGTGCGGGCCACCTTCCTGGTGGCCCTGACCGACGCCGCCGGGGTCGGCACGGGCCTGGCGATCATGGGCATCCCGCTGGCGCTGCCGCTGGCCTCCCTGGTGTTCCTGGGCGCCTTCGTCCCGCTCGTGGGTGCCCTGATCTCGGGCCTGGTGGCCGTCGTGGTCGCCTTGCTGGCCAAAGGCATTGTGTACGCGCTCATCACGCTCGGGGTGCTGATCGCGGTGAACCAGCTCGAGGCTCATGTCCTGCAGCCGCTGGTGATGGGCCGCGCCGTCTCGATTCACCCGCTCGGGGTGGTGCTGGCCATCTCCACGGGCGGGGTGCTCGCCGGGATCATCGGCGCGCTGCTGGCCGTGCCGACGGTCGCGTTCCTCAACAACGCGATGCAGGTGCTGCTCGCCCCGGATCCGGCGGCCGAAGCCGAGAAACAGACGGAAGAGGCCGACGACGAGGGTGGCACCATCCTGCAGGCCGAACCGGACGAACCCGAGGCCGAGTCGGGCTGACGCACGTGGAGCGGGCCTACAGCCGTCCCTCGCGACGCAGCAGGTCCTGGGCCGACAGGCCCCCTGCGGAGCGACGCCGCTGGCGCGCGTCGCCGTTCTCGGGCGGTCCGGGCGAGTTCAGCTTCTCGGTGGCCGCGTCCGAGTCGCTGCCCTCCGACCGCATCGACGGGAAGGCGGTGGTGGGTTCGGCCGGATCGCCCGGATCGTCAGAACGGTTGGTGGGCACCGGAATCGCCCGCGTCTGGCCACCCGACGGTGGCGGCGGCGGTGCGGCGGGGCCCGGGGCGGGAGGTCGTGCCGGCGCCGGCGGCGCCGCATTGGCCGGCCGCTCGTGGCCGGGGGACGCCGGTTTGGCCGGGGCGGCGTTGGGCACCGAGAGGCGCGTCGTATTGGCCTCGGTCGGCTGACCGGGCCGGTTTTGCAGCCGGTTGGTGTTGGCGGCGTCGGCCGGGGGTGCCGCGGCGCGCGTCCCCGCGCCCGCGGGTGCGTCCTGGGCGGGCTTGGCTTCGGCCGGTCCCGGACGCGTCGC contains:
- a CDS encoding hemophore — translated: MTRGTATGRRRIFAGLIAATLPSAVLAVLAGPPATGATDPCAASEVARTIGSVSKSMGDYLDSHPETNQTMTSMLQQQAGPQSMTGLKSYFEANPKVAGDMTSIAQPLTNLSLQCKLPISPSQAMGMMQQAQGAAGGLPALPGNAAGALPLAGPPAATAPVASAPANPLSGPPRGNTAG
- a CDS encoding lysylphosphatidylglycerol synthase transmembrane domain-containing protein, giving the protein MPHDAPARNLDFPREETPRGKYWWARWVILGIVAIVLAVEVALGWHQLAKAWMSLYEANWWWLLGSVAASAASMHSFAQIQRTLLRSAGVHVKQLRSEAAVYAANSLSTTLPGGPVLSATFLLRQQRLWGASTVVASWQLVMAGVLQAVGLALLGLGGAFFLGAKNNPFSLLFTLGGFVALLILAQAVASRPELIDGIGCRVLSWVNSVRGRPAETGLDRWRQTLMQLESVSLSRRDMGVAFSWSMFNWVADVACLGFAAYAAGDHASVAGLTVAYAAARAVGTIPLMPGGLLVVEAVLVPGLVSSGMSLPNAISAMLIYRLISWLLISAIGWVVFFFVFRTENVAVPDDESTAPVPEPPAAQSGPANDPTETALQGPLPPDRSAETES
- a CDS encoding AI-2E family transporter produces the protein MPANTDDASVEPLVRKTAAWAWRLLVILAALIALLWVVKRLEIIIVPVLVALLVSALLLPVVDWLDRRGLPRGGAVAMVLFGGFAILGGILAFVVIQFIDGLPGLTEQVTRSIESTRRWLIHGPAHLRSEQIDNAGNAAIEALRNNQAKLESGALSTAATITELVTAAVLVLFTLIFFLYGGRNIWAYVSKIFPADVRDRVSEAGRAGYGSLTGYVRATFLVALTDAAGVGTGLAIMGIPLALPLASLVFLGAFVPLVGALISGLVAVVVALLAKGIVYALITLGVLIAVNQLEAHVLQPLVMGRAVSIHPLGVVLAISTGGVLAGIIGALLAVPTVAFLNNAMQVLLAPDPAAEAEKQTEEADDEGGTILQAEPDEPEAESG